Proteins found in one Parcubacteria group bacterium genomic segment:
- a CDS encoding UDP-glucose/GDP-mannose dehydrogenase family protein, which translates to MKVAIIGTGYVGSVTGACFAEMGNTVICVDKDQKKIDQFSAGKVPLHEDGLDELVEKNLKAKTLRYTTNFEEALKASNILFIAVGTPPNEDGSADLSHVLDVARSVGQIIDHPLIVVDKSTVPVGTAELVKKTIAEEQEKRGSNIPFFVVSNPEFLAQGTAVEDFMEPSRVVIGADDPAVIETMRELYAPFMRRESRFYAMDPKTAETVKYAANSFLAAKVSLSNDLANICACVGADFDHIRKAIGADPRIGEAFIYASVGFGGSCFPKDVRAIVKIAKDCGYEAEMFKQTLATNEKQKHVLSDMVVKKNGEDLKGKTFSVWGLAFKAGTDDMRESAAITIINDLLSRGAKIQAHDPEAMKMAKTPQYFGDNENITYFESKYDALDGTDGLLIITEWKEFRSVDFDEVKKRLKQAVVFDGRLLYDPKKMKELGFDYHSIGRASL; encoded by the coding sequence ATGAAAGTAGCAATTATTGGAACAGGCTATGTCGGTTCAGTTACCGGTGCGTGTTTTGCCGAGATGGGCAATACAGTTATTTGTGTTGACAAAGATCAAAAGAAGATTGATCAGTTTAGTGCGGGCAAAGTGCCACTCCACGAAGATGGCCTAGACGAATTGGTGGAAAAAAATCTCAAAGCGAAAACTTTGCGCTATACGACTAATTTCGAAGAAGCCTTGAAAGCGAGCAATATCTTGTTTATCGCTGTCGGCACTCCGCCCAACGAAGATGGCAGTGCAGACCTTAGTCATGTGTTGGATGTGGCGCGTTCAGTGGGACAGATTATCGACCATCCTTTGATTGTGGTGGATAAATCGACTGTACCAGTCGGTACGGCCGAGTTGGTCAAAAAAACGATTGCGGAAGAGCAGGAAAAGCGCGGATCCAACATTCCTTTTTTCGTGGTAAGCAATCCAGAATTTTTGGCGCAAGGAACCGCCGTGGAAGATTTTATGGAACCAAGTCGGGTGGTGATCGGTGCAGATGATCCGGCTGTAATTGAAACAATGCGAGAACTCTATGCGCCATTCATGCGTCGAGAAAGCCGTTTCTATGCCATGGATCCGAAAACGGCGGAAACTGTCAAATACGCTGCGAATAGTTTTTTGGCGGCTAAGGTTTCACTGAGCAATGACTTGGCCAATATTTGCGCGTGCGTCGGAGCGGATTTTGATCATATTAGAAAAGCCATTGGCGCTGATCCTAGAATAGGCGAGGCTTTTATTTATGCTTCCGTCGGTTTCGGCGGTAGCTGTTTTCCCAAAGATGTTAGAGCGATTGTAAAAATTGCCAAAGATTGCGGTTATGAAGCTGAGATGTTCAAGCAAACACTAGCTACTAATGAAAAACAAAAACATGTCTTGAGTGATATGGTGGTGAAAAAAAATGGCGAAGATTTGAAAGGCAAGACATTTTCCGTCTGGGGACTGGCTTTCAAGGCGGGAACGGATGATATGCGCGAATCGGCGGCCATCACTATTATTAATGATTTACTTTCTCGCGGAGCGAAGATCCAGGCGCATGATCCCGAAGCGATGAAGATGGCAAAAACTCCGCAATATTTTGGCGACAATGAAAATATTACTTATTTTGAAAGTAAGTACGATGCACTTGACGGAACTGACGGATTGCTTATCATCACCGAATGGAAAGAGTTTCGCAGTGTTGATTTTGATGAGGTTAAAAAGCGCTTGAAACAGGCGGTAGTTTTTGATGGACGGTTACTTTATGATCCAAAAAAGATGAAGGAACTCGGCTTTGATTATCATTCAATCGGCCGTGCTTCTTTATAG
- a CDS encoding glycosyltransferase family 2 protein: MDEKIELSIIVPLNNEEDNVKEMHRRIVEACQKMGKSYEIIFINDGSTDKTLENCKGLSPLKLINFRKWFGQTAGFDAGIKNSKGEIIITTDGDLQNDPADIHLLLEEMEKGYDIVAGWRHKRKDSFSKKFFSRGANLLRKVLIQDKIHDSGCSLKAYKRECFKDIDLFGEMHRFIPAILEMQGYRVGEVKVSHHPRIHGVTFYNWKRGIKGFVDMVSIWFWRKYANRPLHLFGGSGMVLSFAGFLILIWMAVMKIFFHTSLSDKIWPLMGIFLVLIGIQLFIFGLLADILIKNYYKSQGHMNYSIKEIIES, from the coding sequence ATGGATGAAAAAATTGAACTGTCAATCATCGTACCGCTAAACAATGAGGAGGATAATGTAAAAGAAATGCACCGGCGGATTGTCGAGGCCTGTCAAAAAATGGGGAAAAGTTATGAAATTATTTTTATCAACGATGGATCAACGGACAAGACGCTTGAAAATTGCAAAGGACTCTCTCCACTCAAATTGATTAATTTTCGAAAATGGTTTGGTCAGACGGCCGGATTTGATGCTGGAATAAAAAATTCCAAGGGAGAGATCATAATTACTACAGATGGAGATTTGCAAAATGACCCGGCGGATATTCACTTGCTTTTGGAAGAAATGGAAAAAGGTTATGATATTGTGGCTGGCTGGCGCCATAAACGCAAGGATAGTTTTTCTAAAAAGTTTTTTTCCAGGGGAGCTAACCTTTTGCGTAAAGTGCTTATTCAGGACAAGATTCATGATTCAGGTTGCAGTCTCAAAGCCTACAAAAGAGAGTGTTTCAAAGACATTGATCTTTTTGGCGAGATGCATAGGTTTATTCCAGCTATTTTGGAAATGCAGGGCTATCGAGTCGGAGAGGTGAAAGTATCTCATCATCCCAGAATTCACGGCGTAACTTTCTATAACTGGAAAAGAGGAATCAAGGGTTTTGTGGATATGGTTTCGATCTGGTTTTGGCGTAAATATGCTAACCGACCACTCCATCTTTTTGGTGGGAGCGGTATGGTTTTGTCATTTGCGGGATTTTTGATTTTGATCTGGATGGCGGTAATGAAAATATTTTTTCACACTTCGCTCTCCGACAAAATTTGGCCACTCATGGGCATATTTTTGGTGCTCATCGGTATCCAGCTATTTATCTTTGGACTTCTTGCTGACATTCTTATCAAGAATTATTACAAAAGTCAAGGACATATGAACTATTCGATCAAAGAAATTATTGAAAGTTAA